Proteins co-encoded in one Methanomassiliicoccales archaeon genomic window:
- a CDS encoding GGDEF domain-containing protein, with translation FEVLAREVKRAQRYRHPFSVVLLDLDNFRRVNNVFGHMRGDVVLKGVGELLLRNLRACDFVFRYGGDEFLLLLPETEETGAEEAVKRVRAKLRAWSMSLDLGFVLDFSAGVATYDPENSRPPEDLLREADQKMYATKKARLG, from the coding sequence ATTCGAGGTCCTTGCGCGGGAAGTGAAGAGGGCCCAGCGTTATCGTCATCCTTTTTCCGTGGTCCTGCTGGATTTGGACAACTTTCGGCGGGTGAACAATGTGTTTGGGCACATGCGAGGCGACGTGGTCCTGAAAGGGGTTGGCGAGCTTCTCCTGCGGAATCTGCGGGCCTGCGATTTCGTGTTCCGCTACGGTGGGGACGAATTTTTGCTCCTCCTTCCCGAGACCGAAGAAACCGGGGCGGAGGAGGCGGTGAAGCGGGTGCGCGCCAAACTCCGGGCCTGGAGCATGAGCTTGGACCTTGGGTTCGTCCTGGATTTCTCCGCCGGGGTAGCGACATACGATCCCGAAAACAGCCGGCCTCCCGAGGATCTCCTGCGGGAGGCCGATCAAAAGATGTACGCAACGAAAAAAGCCCGCCTGGGCTAA